A region from the Bradyrhizobium erythrophlei genome encodes:
- a CDS encoding DsbA family protein: protein MKSIDPAPPYQGRSRREALGLLGAGAAMLGLGILPRAALAQNSDETVLTEALVLRDPDIPVAGNPNGDITIVEYFDYQCPYCRKVEPELKQVVHDDGKVRLVQKDWPVLGPVSVVAARMALACRYQDKYLQAHDALIGVNSKLTEPRIRELLASAGIDVDRAARDLDTNAKAIDAVLARNNDQASAFGFNGTPSFIVGKFRVPGVLTMEQFGMAIADARKAAKKK, encoded by the coding sequence GCAGCCGGCGCGAGGCGCTTGGCCTGCTCGGCGCGGGCGCCGCCATGCTGGGCCTGGGGATCCTGCCACGCGCGGCGCTGGCGCAAAACAGCGACGAGACGGTGCTGACCGAAGCGTTGGTGCTGCGCGATCCAGATATTCCGGTGGCGGGCAATCCCAATGGCGACATCACGATCGTCGAGTATTTCGATTACCAATGTCCGTATTGCCGCAAGGTCGAGCCCGAACTGAAGCAGGTGGTGCATGACGACGGCAAGGTCAGGCTGGTGCAGAAGGACTGGCCGGTTCTGGGACCGGTCTCGGTCGTTGCTGCGCGGATGGCGTTGGCCTGCAGATACCAGGACAAATATCTTCAGGCCCATGACGCGCTGATCGGCGTCAACTCGAAGCTGACCGAGCCGCGCATCCGCGAACTGCTGGCCAGCGCCGGCATCGATGTCGACCGTGCCGCCCGCGACCTCGACACCAACGCCAAGGCGATCGACGCGGTTCTCGCGCGCAACAACGATCAGGCCAGCGCGTTCGGCTTCAACGGCACGCCGTCCTTCATCGTCGGCAAATTCCGCGTGCCGGGCGTGCTCACCATGGAGCAGTTCGGCATGGCCATCGCCGACGCGCGAAAAGCGGCCAAAAAGAAGTGA